CATTTACTGTACTTTTCTGCCTCCCCCAAGGCAGACACCCACTATTCTGACTTAGAAGTTTGCGGGATGAATTATACTGAATGTGGAAGACTGATTGAGACATGCAGTAAAAATAGGAAGacatatattctggataaaagGAATAGCCCAAAGAAAGCTGAAGATACGGAAAAGTCCCAGGACTTTGTGGGTGGCAGTGGGAATGCCAACTATACCAGTGCTGTGGGGAGCACAGTGTATAGCAAGGTGTGGAGGAGGGACTACAGAAAGGGTTGCATTGGTGAGATGGGAACAGACTGAGTATAGCTGTGATTTCCATCTAGCAGCATACCTGTGAAAGTTTCTCAACAAATCTTTGTGCAGTTCTGACATTCAATGTAATGTATTTTTGCAAAATTgtatacacatcacacacacacacacacacacacatgcacacacatgagtAGTGAGATCTGTCCCACAGAGTTGAGCTCGGCTAATTAAAAAGTTATATtgtaaagcagtggttctcaaacttgaacgttggccaggcgtggtggctcatgcctgtaatcccagcactttgggaggctgaggcgggcgggtcacctgaggccagaagttcgagaccagcctggtcaacatggtgacaccccgtctctactaaaaatacaaaaattagccaggcatgatgccacatgcttgtaatcccagccactccgggggctgaggtaggagaatcgtttgaacctgggaggcggaggttgcagtgagcagagatggcgccattgcactccagcctgggtgacagagtgagactccgtatgtaagaaaaaaaaaaaaaaaacttgaacgTCCAGAAAAATCCCCTGGAAAGCTTGTTAAAGCACAGAACGCTAGGCCTTAGCCCTAGAGATGCTGaatcagtaggtctgggatggagTCTGAGAATTAGGACTTTTAACCAGCTTCTGGGTGATGCTTATGCAGCCAGTCTGAGGGCCATACTACATGGCACTGATGTAGAGCAGGGTGTGACTTTGCTGTGAGTGCAAGGTAAGAGGTTCAGCACTTGAATATTATAGTCATAAGCTTCCTGTAACCCATGTCACACATCTgtgctcctctctccctctttgtcCCTGTATGCTGTTCCGTTTCAGGCCCTACTCTGCAGCCATAGTGGTCTTTCAAAAACATGAGTTTGATCATGTCACTATTCTGTTTAAAAATGTTGGTGGCTCCCATTGCCTTTGTGTGGCATGTGAATCCTTTCATAGCCTTTCTTACCTCTTTAGTCCTATGCATTCTCCCATACAGAATACCTTGCAGCTCCCCAAAGGAACTACATCTCCCTACCTATATCTGGAATGCTAACTTCTATGAGTCTACCTCTCATCACTTGGTTAAATTTCATGTCTCCTCTAGGTCTTATCCTCGATATCAACTCCAAGTGAAGGCCTTTCAAGACCTTAGGTGATGTCCCTCGAGGACCTCTGTAAAGCACTCTTACACAGTATAGAAATGACCTGGTGACATGGCTGAGCTCTCCCATCCATAAACTGGTATCTCCTTGAAGGCAGGCACAGAGCCTTGGCACCTagtgtataaataaataatttaataaattataacatgATGTTATGTGAGATCTGGCAAAAATAAACCATTATGTCTGTTCTTCCTAAAGCAAAGGATTGTGTGCTTTCTTAGAGTCTGAGCTACCATGATAAAAACTCGCTCACAAATAGCATGAGAAAATGACAACATGCCATTAGTAACCCAGAAGCAGCTgtatgtgttttgtatttttttcatctggGCTTTACAAACCACAAAAGCAACTGTTTTGCCTCCACAAAGAACATGTTTTTAACAGCACACTGTCCCAAAAGGATACTCCTCCCTCTGTTGCATTTTGATCTATCTTGATTTAATTTAAAGTTTGAAAATGGGGTCTGACCTTATCTATCAGTGGTTGAGCCATTGTCTTATGGAAATGCAGTTTGAAACTCATTAATAGGGTAGCCTCTATATTATAACTTAGAAGCTCTGGGTTATCACTGATGCTTGCAATTGCTATGGAAACCGGGTTCATATGCACCTTTCAAAGAGTCTgctttaaaacaggaaaaaaagatgaagaaaaagcctTCGTGAAAGAATAAGATATTTTGTATCCAGCATGCATAAGCAGGTTCAGTGATGCAAAAATGCTCTGCCTACACaatgataaaaacaattttttatctttttcaggaGCTAATAATGTATAACCTTGTCTTAGAGAACTGTGTTTATACTGGTAGAGAAGAATGCTCAAGGCAGCTTTCCCCAGTGcccacacatagacacacaaacacagacacacacccacagTTTTCAGTTTTCCTCAGACTTTTTGCAATCTGCATTCTTAATTCCTCCAAAGGCCTCTGTACATGCAGCTTTGGCTGCTAAAGCCCACCCAGTGTGGACTGGCTGAGAGCTCAGTCTCTTCTGCTTCCCCTTGAATGTGTATTGAATGTTGCATCTGTCTCTTATGGGCTGaatttttcaattataaaatgataGTGCTAATTTGATCAAGtttcttattaaaaattcttGGATGTATTCCTCCCCAAATTTGAGTTTTGGAGGCTTCATCCCTCATCTCCTTGCCCACATTTCTCCCTAATAACCTAAGTGTGGTATTGTGTTAGGTAAACAATAGTGTATCATCTTGTGGAAAATGATTCTTTAGACACACCTCCCTCCCTCATGTAGAACCATGTGTTATTCCCTCCAATGTTTTCATCTGCTTATCTCCCCACTTGTGAGTCATCTATTATTTTCCCTTATCACTTCTGCAACCCCATTCCTCCCCTAACTGTAGCCAAATGTGAGCTGGGTTTCCTTCTCTTCTGAGCAAGAACAGGTCATGAGGGCTGAGCTTTCTGTCTTCACCTTCAGACAGAAGGAACTTGGAAGAAAGAAGAACGCATCTGCAGGCAGCTGTTCACTCCACAGGCATCTGGAAACCGCTTCTTTGCATTCAGATAGTTATGTAACCCCACATGTTGGAAGGCTGAAGAGACCACCATACTCAAAATGGAAATGACACTGTTGCAACACATAGAATATCTGAGAGAAGAAAGGGTTTCTAATGTCTTGACTATCTATGATATTCCATAAAGTTAAGGGATTGATGTGCATGGGCTGGGAGGACTGAGGAACAAAGGACAGAGGTTGAAGTAGGTATGAAAAGGGTCTACTAACTACTTTAGAATTTGAAAAAAACGATTGATACCAAATCTGCCCACGCTctgtacaaaaaacaaaacagacattgGTGCAATTTTAACCTGATAATGCATGAAAAATGGCTATTTTTGATGAGAAAAAGTTCAGTCATTTCTttgtaaacacaaagaaaattaagagaaattgTGAAGTTACTATaagaaaattcaacaactcttatAATATATTCCCTCTCAATTAAACAGCAAATCACCCTAAAGTGTTTTTCAGCCTGAATATTTATCAGCCTAGATAATCTACTTTAACAattatgttttgcatttttaacaaaaccTTTTCTACAAAAGTTAGTATAACTAGAAGTAAATATAAATTAGTCCCCTTTCAAGTCTTTAACATATTAAAAAGCTATAGAATATATACATTAACccatggttttataaaaggaatatggctttataaaattaaaagcaatatcAGGATCTGTATTTGTGTTAAATAATTACAATAACATCAAGCAGACATTTCCCACTTAATCTATTACTCTCTAAGATTACCATTTAATTCTGCATTACGATTTAACTAAGTAATTTAGTACTCGACGCATGCGCTACAGAAAACAAGAAGCAGTGTATTACAGTAACAAGGTTTGTATTTCACAAACAATTGCAAGGGTGAAGCAGATATCTTCTAAGCGTCGCATATTCACAAAGAATTGCAAGGGTGAAGCAGGCATCTTCTAAGGGTCGCATGACTGGGTTTGCAGTCCACCGGTCAGAGGAGCTTCCTCTGATTCTTCCGCAGCAGTCTTTTCTTCGTTCGTGGCTTGTGGCGTTTCTTTGTTTTCATCGTCTTCACTTTGTAGGTCTTTCCACATTAATTGTCTAGCTAATTTGATGTTCAATTCTTCGTTGTAGTGAAGCCTTCTTCTCATTTCGAACTGCCGCTTTTTCTCCTGTTTGTGGAGGAGGATTTTTCTCATGTAGGCCTCGCTGCTCCCTTGCTCCTCCACCTCACTGCCGTGGTCCGAAGCATCGGTGGCTTCCTTTCCTTCGACACCACACACTGAATCTTCTCCTTCGACATCGAGCACTAAATCTTCCCCATTACCTTGCACACTCATGTAGGAAGTGCCGGGCTCATTTGACTTCATTAAATCGTAATCTCTGTACGTTGCGCGGTGTGCCGCAAGGATGCTTGATTCGTCCCACTTTTGggatttctttctcttcacaTCTTGAATATTCCCTCCAGACTGCTGACCAGAAGTCGCCACCGAGGAACCCGACGAGCTTTTGTTTTTCAGGATCCCCTTGATGGGCCGGTgcgaggaggtggaggctgacaTTTTGCGGAGAGAAGGGCTGCGAGAGAGTTGAGCCGCTGAGCAGCCGTCCGCCGCCCTCCAGTCTGAAACTGCAGCGCGGTCTGTCTGGGCAGAAGGTCCCAACGCCCTAGTTAAAGCACCAGGGCCCTGGTGTCACAAAGGGCGCTGCGTATGACGTCACGATGGTCGCCGCCTCCACCACCGCTGCCGTAGTTACCGCTACGGTTACCGCTATGGTTACCGCTACCGTTGCGGTCACCGTTGCCGCTACCCCTGACGTCACCGCTACCGTCACAGCTACTGTTGCTTTTGCTGTTGCCGCTGGCTTTACCGCTGACGTTACTGCCTCGTGGCCCATGCTaacgtcatttttttttctcttttaacggAAAATAAGGTAGGAAATACCCTTTGGTTGTATATGGAAAGGGGAAGCATTGTTTTAGAAACTTCTATACACCCTGTCTGCCCACAGGAAAGCTatgtaaaatatttctcattGTGGGTCACTGTCAAAACTTTGAAAGCCACGACTTTGGTTGGAAAGATGAGAGGCCTCAGCTAGAAGGTGATGACCTTCTGCTCCTCCCTCCTGTGCCCATCCACACTCTCCCTCCACCACGCCTACCTTGgacctcctctcttctccctgtcTTGGTGAATGACCCCAACATAGAGCTAATTATATCAGCTGGGAATCTGCGTGTCCTCCTCAGTCCCTTCATGTTGCCCATTCTCCAATCCAGCCCCCGGATGTGACCTAAATATTTCAAGAGGCTTATTTGATCTCTTCTGCCACCACCCTGTTTCAAATCACCATTTTCTCTCATGGCAACTTCACTCACAGTCATTGAACTGGACCCCCAGTATCTCCTCCTCCTGCTGTCCAATCTCTTATCCATCCTCAAAACACCCATCAGATCTTCTTCATCTCTCTTTCAAACCCTTCAACGGCTGCCCACTGTTCTTGACATAAAGACCCAAATTCAGAGGAGGCTGAAAACAGCTGTTATGATCTGCTCAGTTTACTCAGGTGTCTATCTGGAGCCTTCTCCCCTTAAATTCTTCCCACTCTACCTCCAGCTTTCTATTCTGATCTTCCAATTATGGGAGCATTCATGAACCTTCCTGTCCAAGAGGTTCCCCCCCCCCCCAGGTTCTTCGTGCAGCCTGGAGCACCCTTTCAGATTTCAGTTCAATCATCATTGACTTTCAGAGGCCATTTCCTGACCCCCAACAGCAAATAGAcctctctttgctttcatggTGTCTCTTATTCTCTGTGACAGCATTTTGAGTCATTTGTAATTTCTTATCTGTGTACACTAGATGACAAACATCAAAACATAAAAGGAAGTGACAAAGATTCTCTCCTTTGACCAAACATTAATCAGGCTCCTCTAAGCCCTCTGCTCAACTAGGCCTAAACTTGGGCTTGTAGCATCCAGTTTGAGCAAGAATCCTACTAAGTTAATTTAGTGAAAATTCCCCACCACTGATATCTGACTTCCCTGAGTAGCTGATCAAATTCCTCATGCCCCACACTAGATATCTTGTCACCCTGTTGGGTCAGTCTAGCAAGAATTCCCCTTAGCCCTGATGTTTCCTTTCAGTAATTTTCCATTCACTGAGTCTCCATCCTGCCCTTTACCTATTCTTGTTGGAGTGGGAGTCAATGCCAATTTTATTCCCCTACACGGACCCCATTGCAGTGGTCCGTGTACCTACTGTGATAGTCCTCCATGGAATAGAGTCTTTCTTACCATCTTTAACAAGtgtcatgaataatttttttaacagttATGTTGGCTGTGACTCAGATAAGATCAGATTCACCATTGGACCCCTGGAACTCTCATCCAGAACCTGAAGTATGCACCTTTGAAACCTTTGTCTTCACTCTTGGCTGACTGATCAGGAATCCATTGGTAAGCCCAACTCTTGAGCCAGTGCTCCAGATGGCAGTCTGTTGAAGCATGGTGAGGATACATTTTGATTCTTATGATTCTGAGTATACTCTCTGAAGCTGGGTTAGAGTCTGAGGCTTTTTATGAAAGGCACCTGAGcttcctgcactccagcctgggtgacagaatgagaccttgtctcaaaaaaagaaaaagaaaaagagagaaagaaggcatCTGTTAGGCTGGAAGTCTTTCTTCCTGGCTCTTTGTTTGGAGTGGAGTTATATATATTCTCTGATTCCTGGGCCTGGTCCTGGCTAGAAAATTCTTCCTGTCTCCCACCCTTATTTAATTACTTCCTGGCTCCCTGGCCTGGAATATTTTCCTGACTCTTTTGTTTCAAGTGAGGATCCACTCCACAACTACTGggctggaaattttatttttttctggctctTTGTGAGGCCTCTAG
This genomic stretch from Pongo pygmaeus isolate AG05252 chromosome X, NHGRI_mPonPyg2-v2.0_pri, whole genome shotgun sequence harbors:
- the PPP1R2C gene encoding protein phosphatase inhibitor 2 family member C gives rise to the protein MSASTSSHRPIKGILKNKSSSGSSVATSGQQSGGNIQDVKRKKSQKWDESSILAAHRATYRDYDLMKSNEPGTSYMSVQGNGEDLVLDVEGEDSVCGVEGKEATDASDHGSEVEEQGSSEAYMRKILLHKQEKKRQFEMRRRLHYNEELNIKLARQLMWKDLQSEDDENKETPQATNEEKTAAEESEEAPLTGGLQTQSCDP